Proteins from a single region of Cytophagia bacterium CHB2:
- a CDS encoding HEPN domain-containing protein: NRLYYGCFYAVSALLETKALKASKHSGVIALFNQHFVKTGVVRKELGELFRYMFDSRQGGDYTDFPDFTAEEVAQLRQSATNLVDEIARFLEKESQ, translated from the coding sequence TAAACCGACTTTATTATGGCTGCTTTTATGCAGTGAGTGCGTTGCTGGAGACGAAAGCGTTGAAGGCGTCTAAACACTCCGGTGTTATCGCTTTATTCAATCAACATTTCGTCAAAACCGGCGTCGTTCGCAAAGAGTTGGGAGAGCTTTTTCGCTACATGTTTGATTCGCGCCAAGGAGGGGACTATACTGACTTCCCTGATTTTACTGCCGAAGAAGTGGCCCAGCTACGTCAATCAGCTACAAACCTTGTTGACGAAATCGCCCGTTTTCTCGAAAAAGAATCGCAGTAA
- a CDS encoding copper homeostasis protein CutC codes for MISKGKRILLEICTASLEDCQAAQEGGADRVELNSALSLGGLTPSLGLLQEARQALRIPIIVMIRPRPAGFCYSASEFTVMQREVELALAHGAEGIAFGILHEDGTIDQPRCASIIQQAAGREIVFHRAFDVTPDARVALEQLIDLGVTRVLTSGQESSAYNGATRIAERIEQAAGRIQILPAGGINRFTIADILSRTGCEQVHASLTMTKVDSSTCNRPQVKFGNAGLSGEEKYFVTNRVAVEELRRVFLK; via the coding sequence ATGATCTCGAAGGGCAAGAGAATCCTCCTCGAAATCTGCACGGCCTCGCTGGAAGATTGCCAGGCCGCGCAGGAGGGCGGCGCGGATCGCGTGGAGTTGAACTCTGCCTTGTCGCTCGGTGGACTCACGCCTTCACTCGGATTGTTGCAGGAAGCCCGGCAAGCGCTGCGCATTCCGATCATCGTCATGATACGTCCGCGACCAGCCGGTTTTTGCTACAGCGCAAGCGAATTCACCGTCATGCAACGCGAGGTTGAGTTGGCGCTGGCGCATGGCGCGGAGGGCATTGCCTTCGGCATTTTGCATGAAGACGGTACGATCGACCAGCCACGTTGTGCGAGCATTATTCAACAAGCTGCTGGCCGTGAAATCGTGTTTCACCGCGCATTTGATGTTACGCCTGATGCGAGGGTTGCGCTCGAACAGTTGATCGATTTGGGTGTGACGCGGGTGTTGACGTCCGGGCAGGAGAGCAGCGCGTATAACGGCGCGACTCGCATCGCCGAACGCATCGAGCAGGCTGCCGGACGCATTCAAATTTTGCCGGCGGGTGGGATCAATCGCTTTACCATAGCAGATATACTCAGCCGCACCGGCTGCGAGCAAGTGCATGCCTCTCTCACTATGACTAAAGTCGATTCTTCCACGTGCAACCGGCCGCAGGTGAAGTTTGGCAATGCCGGACTTTCTGGTGAGGAGAAGTATTTTGTGACGAATCGCGTCGCGGTGGAAGAATTGCGGCGAGTATTTTTGAAGTGA